In Acaryochloris marina S15, a single genomic region encodes these proteins:
- a CDS encoding DUF4333 domain-containing protein, whose amino-acid sequence MKLRNTTSTNFNWNVIFTVSLASLLAACSPTLNTGKLEDEIQKGIEEQTDINVSSISCPKDVELEEGDIFDCDVEASDDTQFTVTVTQKDDEGNVTWKQNPVSTASNDNDNTSSSNDSPGDLIPTEDPPSPEPEPTPEAVDPNAPRIDGSIVESTIKEQFADQAGIPVRSVDCPQNVAIKVGSKFNCTVKAANGKTIEAIATQTNEQGGFSWNATSGLISYDKVEGLIKTGLQNQESLTVTPNCGTPQTRYIIAYSGEKFSCSATDSNGRKIPISVAVQSDDGQVVVNWKL is encoded by the coding sequence ATGAAACTTCGCAATACAACCAGCACAAACTTCAATTGGAACGTCATCTTTACCGTAAGCCTGGCCAGTCTATTGGCTGCTTGTTCGCCCACCTTAAACACTGGCAAGCTGGAAGATGAGATCCAAAAAGGGATTGAAGAGCAAACCGACATCAATGTGTCGTCAATTTCTTGTCCCAAAGACGTTGAGCTGGAAGAAGGAGATATCTTCGATTGCGATGTAGAGGCATCAGACGATACTCAATTTACCGTAACCGTTACCCAAAAAGATGATGAAGGTAATGTGACCTGGAAGCAGAATCCAGTGTCTACCGCTAGCAATGATAATGACAATACAAGTTCCAGCAATGACTCCCCCGGTGATTTGATTCCTACGGAGGATCCTCCGAGTCCTGAACCAGAGCCTACCCCCGAAGCGGTTGATCCGAATGCACCTCGTATCGATGGCAGCATTGTCGAAAGCACTATCAAAGAGCAGTTTGCGGACCAAGCTGGAATTCCGGTCCGCTCGGTAGATTGTCCTCAAAATGTGGCGATTAAGGTCGGTAGTAAATTTAACTGTACCGTCAAGGCTGCTAATGGCAAGACCATTGAAGCCATAGCAACCCAAACCAATGAGCAGGGTGGATTTTCTTGGAATGCTACCAGTGGTTTGATTTCCTACGATAAAGTTGAAGGCTTAATCAAAACAGGGCTACAAAACCAAGAGAGCTTAACCGTCACCCCCAACTGTGGAACGCCTCAAACACGCTATATTATTGCCTATTCTGGAGAGAAGTTTAGCTGTTCAGCAACCGATTCTAATGGCCGCAAGATTCCGATTAGCGTCGCGGTTCAAAGCGATGATGGTCAAGTTGTTGTCAACTGGAAGTTATAG
- a CDS encoding alpha/beta hydrolase has translation MSYSRRLLCAFSSALMLVGVNCAASRAAEKITVSYGPFGRSIAVSDLRQLLETGSAPPDLASVLSVVGQQEQASLLGGLKFKVPLDVVVLDKILRSPQGDQLLSQIAGATSLPGGVEKLALRSALIGAASSKEGLGILSFLEAYPTQTLKIDLAAVQKLMKSGSLLGGFMGGQFPGGEAPAGTPAAPTDSAPTPESDTPSSEAAEDPADTTAPKQSPDETSK, from the coding sequence ATGAGTTATTCTCGCCGTTTACTCTGTGCCTTCTCTAGCGCTTTGATGCTAGTAGGGGTGAATTGTGCTGCCAGTCGTGCAGCCGAAAAAATTACGGTCAGCTATGGTCCTTTTGGCCGATCCATCGCCGTCTCCGACCTCCGTCAATTATTGGAGACTGGGAGTGCTCCTCCTGATCTTGCCTCTGTGTTGAGTGTTGTGGGTCAACAGGAACAGGCTTCTTTATTAGGTGGCCTCAAGTTTAAAGTGCCTTTAGATGTAGTGGTACTGGATAAGATCTTGCGCTCTCCCCAAGGCGATCAACTGCTCTCCCAAATTGCCGGGGCAACCTCTCTTCCCGGTGGAGTTGAGAAACTGGCTCTTAGAAGTGCTCTGATTGGTGCCGCCTCCTCAAAAGAGGGATTAGGAATTCTGAGTTTTCTAGAGGCCTATCCAACCCAAACCCTAAAAATAGACTTAGCTGCCGTTCAGAAACTGATGAAGTCCGGCTCTCTCTTGGGAGGATTTATGGGCGGACAATTCCCAGGAGGAGAAGCTCCGGCAGGCACTCCCGCAGCACCTACTGATAGTGCCCCTACCCCTGAATCCGATACTCCCAGCTCTGAAGCCGCAGAAGATCCTGCTGATACTACAGCCCCCAAACAAAGCCCTGACGAAACGTCCAAGTAA
- a CDS encoding LL-diaminopimelate aminotransferase: MKFADRIQRFQANVFADMDQAKRQALDAGQSLIDLSLGSSDLPVAAPILETISQSLQDPSTHGYLLFHGTRSFREAVAAWYEQRFGLSIDPETEVLPLIGSQEGTAHLPLAILNPGDIALLQDPGYPSHSGGVYLAGGEIYGMPLLAENQFLPVFSEIPAKVLQKARMMVLSYPHNPTTAIAPLSFFQEAVQFCQGHDLVLVHDFPYVDFVFSDQKMPSILQADLDRRCSIEFFTFSKSYNMGGFRIGFAVGNADLITSLRKIKAIVDFNQYQGILNGAITALNTGDSDLQKTLAIFQQRRDVFVNALGKMGWVVPNPTVTMYIWAPLPEPWQQQSVEFCKQLVLQTGVAASPGAGFGPAGEGYVRFALVQDPDTLITAVDRIDSFLHT; the protein is encoded by the coding sequence ATGAAATTTGCCGATCGCATTCAACGATTCCAAGCCAATGTCTTTGCGGACATGGATCAGGCCAAGCGCCAAGCCCTTGATGCAGGTCAATCTTTGATTGATTTGTCATTAGGGTCTTCAGACTTGCCTGTCGCTGCGCCGATTTTGGAGACGATTAGCCAATCTTTACAGGATCCTTCTACCCATGGATATCTGCTCTTTCATGGCACTCGCTCCTTTCGAGAAGCGGTCGCAGCCTGGTACGAGCAGCGATTTGGACTATCCATCGATCCTGAGACTGAAGTATTGCCCTTAATTGGGTCCCAAGAAGGGACGGCTCATTTACCCCTAGCCATCCTCAATCCCGGCGATATTGCCCTATTACAAGATCCGGGCTATCCCTCTCACTCAGGCGGTGTCTATTTAGCAGGAGGGGAAATATATGGTATGCCTCTGCTAGCTGAAAATCAGTTTCTTCCAGTTTTTAGCGAGATTCCAGCTAAGGTGCTGCAGAAAGCGCGGATGATGGTCTTGAGTTATCCTCACAATCCCACCACTGCGATCGCACCTCTGTCTTTCTTCCAAGAGGCCGTCCAATTTTGCCAAGGCCATGACTTAGTGCTGGTTCACGACTTTCCCTACGTTGACTTTGTCTTCTCGGATCAAAAGATGCCGTCGATCCTCCAAGCAGATCTTGATCGGCGTTGTTCTATAGAGTTTTTCACCTTTTCCAAGTCTTACAATATGGGCGGATTCCGCATTGGGTTTGCCGTGGGCAATGCTGACCTTATTACGAGCTTGCGCAAAATTAAAGCCATTGTTGATTTCAACCAATATCAGGGCATATTAAATGGTGCCATTACAGCCTTAAACACCGGTGATTCTGATCTGCAAAAGACCTTGGCTATCTTTCAACAGCGTCGAGATGTTTTCGTCAACGCATTGGGCAAGATGGGTTGGGTCGTTCCCAACCCCACTGTCACTATGTACATTTGGGCACCTTTACCGGAACCTTGGCAGCAGCAATCAGTCGAATTCTGTAAGCAGTTAGTTCTGCAAACGGGGGTCGCCGCGTCACCAGGAGCGGGCTTTGGTCCAGCCGGCGAAGGGTATGTGCGCTTTGCCTTAGTCCAAGATCCTGACACGCTGATCACAGCCGTTGACCGAATCGATTCCTTCCTGCATACTTGA
- a CDS encoding PspA/IM30 family protein: MGLFDRVSRVVRSNLNAVVSSAEDPEKILEQTVEDMREDLVQLRQAVAQSIAAQKRVEQQYNQAQTQSSEWYRRAQLALQKGDENLAREALSRKQSFTDTANSLKSQLDQSTNQVGTLKRNMTALESKIAEAKTKKEMLKARARAAKASEQINKAMGRVDTSGAIGAFERMEEKVMEMEAQSDAIAELAGDTLDSQFASLEAGSDVDSELAMLKAQLAEPPALEGTPAAPEALPAATTEPVDTPQQQTPVDSELEELRNKLDQI, encoded by the coding sequence ATGGGATTATTTGACCGCGTTAGTCGGGTTGTTCGTTCAAACCTCAATGCAGTTGTCAGCTCTGCCGAAGATCCAGAAAAAATTCTGGAACAAACCGTTGAGGATATGCGAGAAGACTTAGTGCAATTGCGCCAAGCTGTTGCCCAGTCCATCGCAGCCCAAAAGCGGGTTGAACAGCAATATAATCAGGCCCAAACTCAGTCTTCCGAATGGTATCGTCGTGCCCAGCTTGCACTCCAAAAAGGCGATGAGAATTTAGCTCGCGAAGCTCTATCTCGCAAGCAATCCTTTACAGACACGGCCAATAGCCTCAAATCCCAGCTTGATCAATCCACCAATCAAGTGGGGACCCTGAAGCGAAACATGACTGCTTTAGAAAGTAAGATTGCTGAAGCAAAAACCAAGAAAGAGATGCTCAAAGCTCGTGCCCGTGCGGCCAAAGCGAGTGAGCAGATCAACAAAGCCATGGGTAGAGTCGATACATCGGGAGCGATTGGTGCTTTCGAGCGTATGGAAGAGAAAGTCATGGAAATGGAAGCCCAGTCTGATGCTATTGCTGAACTAGCAGGAGATACCTTAGATAGTCAGTTTGCCAGTTTAGAAGCGGGTAGCGATGTGGATTCCGAATTGGCGATGTTGAAGGCTCAACTCGCCGAGCCTCCTGCTTTAGAAGGGACGCCTGCTGCACCAGAAGCCTTGCCTGCTGCCACAACTGAGCCAGTGGATACCCCTCAACAGCAAACACCAGTGGATTCAGAACTAGAAGAGCTACGCAACAAGTTGGATCAAATTTAA
- a CDS encoding DUF6940 family protein, which yields MDQAFETIAQSITGHLIAYGQLLDQGKTQRVTVSLNTTPLNWHQAIEHWQQDAEFRSLISQILRDSPYAAFFWETPPLMPDSLHRPWEFVLVNAPRLAKISPNPQPFAQYLERGDEPIQVFANLGGDAMLLAPRALGPLSTYAHLANFVRQAPPVQVDILWQILGDTLQKLISDELNPRTAPLWVSTSGLGVYWLHLRLDDFPKYYTHRPYRTT from the coding sequence ATGGATCAAGCTTTTGAAACGATTGCCCAATCAATAACTGGGCATCTAATCGCCTATGGTCAACTCCTGGACCAAGGTAAAACGCAACGGGTTACAGTCTCTCTCAATACCACTCCTCTAAACTGGCATCAGGCTATTGAACATTGGCAACAGGATGCCGAATTTCGATCGCTGATCTCTCAGATTTTACGAGACAGCCCCTATGCTGCTTTCTTTTGGGAAACGCCACCTCTAATGCCTGATAGTCTCCATCGGCCTTGGGAATTTGTTTTGGTGAATGCTCCACGTTTGGCCAAGATATCGCCTAACCCCCAACCTTTTGCCCAGTATCTAGAAAGAGGAGATGAGCCTATTCAGGTGTTTGCCAACTTAGGAGGGGATGCGATGTTGCTTGCACCCCGTGCGCTTGGCCCTTTGTCGACTTATGCACATTTAGCAAACTTTGTTCGTCAGGCTCCACCAGTGCAAGTAGATATCTTGTGGCAAATTTTAGGGGATACCCTGCAAAAACTAATAAGTGATGAACTTAATCCTCGTACCGCTCCTCTATGGGTGAGTACGTCTGGTCTTGGTGTTTACTGGCTGCATCTGCGGCTAGATGATTTCCCCAAATACTATACCCACCGTCCCTACCGCACTACTTAA
- a CDS encoding aldo/keto reductase, which translates to MSPKSQRRTFLLSSLAATGGLLGSILLHKDRRSASVTPLSSPKNSSLPKKVLGKTGINLPILGLGGAGQTPLSQTGAEKESVEMIQQAWNLGIRYFDTAASYGPSEDYLGKVLPQYRSQIFLASKTAKRDRDGAWRELERSLKRLNTDYLDLWQLHHVSFTDEIETIFSSNGAIKAMEEAKAQGIIKFTGITGHHEPQIIIEGLNRYPFDTTLIPINAADVHHPRPFISSVLPVARQQQVGVIAMKVPAYGKLLRPGVLSGMSEAMGYSLSQPGVHTCIIAAETVEQLTANVQTAQAFQELDAATLANIEKRTQATWEDHSFFRQWA; encoded by the coding sequence ATGAGCCCAAAATCTCAACGACGCACCTTTCTACTCAGTAGCCTTGCGGCTACAGGCGGCTTACTGGGCAGTATATTACTGCATAAAGATCGCCGCTCCGCCTCGGTCACTCCATTATCCTCACCTAAAAATTCATCCCTACCTAAAAAAGTTTTAGGTAAAACAGGTATAAACTTGCCTATTTTAGGTCTAGGAGGAGCAGGCCAAACACCGCTATCTCAAACCGGTGCTGAAAAGGAGTCTGTGGAAATGATTCAGCAGGCTTGGAACTTGGGGATTCGCTATTTTGATACAGCAGCTAGTTACGGTCCTAGTGAGGATTATTTAGGAAAAGTTCTACCGCAATACCGTTCTCAGATTTTTTTAGCGAGTAAGACGGCTAAACGCGATCGCGATGGCGCATGGCGAGAATTAGAACGGTCCCTCAAACGCCTCAACACCGATTACTTAGATCTGTGGCAACTGCACCATGTTTCCTTTACCGACGAGATTGAAACCATATTTAGCTCAAATGGTGCCATCAAGGCAATGGAAGAAGCCAAGGCCCAAGGCATCATCAAGTTTACAGGCATTACAGGCCACCATGAACCCCAAATCATCATCGAAGGTTTAAACCGCTACCCATTTGATACCACCTTAATTCCTATTAACGCCGCCGATGTTCACCATCCACGCCCCTTTATTTCGTCCGTGTTACCCGTCGCTCGTCAGCAGCAGGTGGGGGTGATTGCCATGAAAGTCCCCGCCTACGGCAAGTTATTGCGTCCTGGGGTGCTGTCAGGCATGTCAGAAGCTATGGGTTATTCTTTATCCCAACCCGGCGTGCATACCTGTATCATCGCGGCAGAGACGGTAGAACAACTGACAGCCAATGTACAAACTGCACAAGCATTTCAAGAATTAGATGCTGCCACCCTTGCCAACATTGAAAAACGAACTCAAGCCACTTGGGAAGATCATTCGTTTTTCCGGCAATGGGCTTGA
- a CDS encoding citrate synthase — MTTCDYVPGLGGIPAAQSRISYVDGQAGQLEYRGIAITELAERSNFLETAFLLIWGHLPTPEDFDLFHYEVIHHRRIKYRLVDMMKCFPERGHPLDAVQATVAALGLYHSRRAFNDPAYIRRAVVRLLAKIPTAVAAFEHIRKGNDPLRPRDDLNYAANFLYLLSEQEPDAQKAHIFDQCLILHAEHTMNASTFSARVTASTLTDPYAVVASAMGTLGGRLHGGANEEVMQMLTDIGSVENVKPYLDQKLAQGQRIMGFGHRIYKVKDPRARIMQGLAEQLSENYGCDRYYGIALTLEKAVLERLGDRQIHANVEFYSGLIFRQLGFPADTFTSLFAIARVAGWLAHWKEQLDTNRIYRPSQIYMGQHDQPYIPVVDR, encoded by the coding sequence ATGACAACATGCGATTATGTGCCTGGCTTGGGTGGAATTCCAGCCGCCCAGTCTCGAATTAGCTATGTGGATGGGCAAGCGGGCCAACTCGAATATCGGGGCATTGCTATCACTGAGCTAGCTGAACGCAGCAATTTTCTGGAAACAGCATTCTTGTTAATTTGGGGCCATCTGCCCACACCTGAAGATTTTGATCTCTTTCACTATGAGGTCATCCACCATCGCCGCATCAAGTACCGTCTGGTGGATATGATGAAATGCTTTCCTGAACGGGGTCATCCCTTGGATGCCGTACAGGCCACAGTGGCAGCGTTGGGGCTGTACCATTCTCGACGGGCTTTCAATGATCCGGCCTATATTCGGAGGGCGGTGGTGAGGCTCTTGGCAAAGATCCCTACAGCTGTAGCGGCCTTTGAACATATTCGGAAGGGCAATGATCCCCTCCGACCCCGTGATGATCTCAACTATGCAGCGAATTTCTTATACCTACTGAGTGAACAAGAACCCGATGCGCAGAAAGCACATATTTTTGATCAATGTTTGATTCTCCATGCTGAGCATACGATGAATGCTTCGACGTTCTCGGCACGGGTCACGGCATCAACGCTAACGGATCCCTATGCAGTTGTAGCCTCAGCCATGGGTACCTTAGGCGGTCGGCTACATGGCGGCGCTAACGAAGAAGTGATGCAGATGCTCACAGATATTGGTTCCGTGGAGAATGTGAAACCCTATCTGGATCAGAAATTAGCCCAAGGTCAGCGGATTATGGGGTTCGGGCATCGCATTTATAAAGTCAAAGATCCGCGTGCCCGAATTATGCAAGGTTTGGCCGAACAGTTGTCGGAGAACTATGGATGCGATCGCTACTACGGTATTGCCCTAACTTTAGAAAAAGCGGTGTTAGAAAGACTGGGCGATCGTCAAATTCATGCCAATGTAGAATTCTATTCTGGGTTAATCTTTAGACAGCTGGGGTTTCCTGCCGATACCTTTACATCTCTTTTTGCCATTGCTCGGGTCGCTGGCTGGCTGGCCCACTGGAAAGAACAACTCGATACCAACCGGATCTACCGTCCCTCCCAAATCTATATGGGACAGCACGATCAACCCTATATTCCTGTGGTAGATCGGTAG
- a CDS encoding leucine-rich repeat domain-containing protein, whose product MAYRKVLLKPIYLMLLTGVFTFRLSMAIACKPVYRSIYDWCIHKNKLSGTTRNLIETLLLKAETTDCTLAQQRLSQMTYLNLDATPLSDPNQVTAGPISDLRPLSTLTQLKGLNLYHQQLTDLRPLASLVNLGYINLQGTGITKIELLSALKNLKSLDLRDNPITDFRPLGDLPKLKQLYLGDL is encoded by the coding sequence ATGGCATATCGCAAGGTTTTACTCAAGCCAATCTACCTGATGCTTTTGACGGGAGTCTTTACTTTTAGGCTCTCGATGGCTATAGCCTGTAAGCCCGTCTATAGATCTATTTACGACTGGTGCATCCATAAAAATAAATTATCAGGAACCACCCGCAATCTGATTGAGACCCTCTTGTTGAAGGCTGAGACTACTGACTGTACCCTAGCTCAGCAAAGGTTAAGTCAGATGACCTATCTCAACCTTGATGCCACCCCTCTGAGTGATCCGAATCAAGTAACTGCTGGACCCATTTCAGATTTAAGACCGTTATCAACCTTGACACAGCTCAAAGGTCTGAACCTTTATCATCAGCAATTGACAGATTTACGACCGCTGGCTTCGTTAGTGAATTTGGGTTATATCAATTTACAAGGGACAGGAATAACGAAGATAGAACTATTATCGGCTCTCAAGAATTTAAAATCTCTTGATTTGCGTGATAACCCCATTACTGACTTTCGACCATTGGGTGATTTGCCCAAGCTGAAGCAGCTCTATCTTGGAGATCTGTAG
- a CDS encoding peptidylprolyl isomerase, translating into MMNIDFHGISIEIAEVLETLRQNMSLVEVCEQTLKQKIILQTADSQNITVTPEEIQNEVDEIRRNKHLEKASDTMAWLNEQMVTPDEWEIAIQGHLLTKKLATYLFEEKVESYFAERRLNFDRFVIYQISVDCQKFAQELFYQIEEEEISFYEAAHLYDLDERARSLCGYTGETNRLSFSPGIAAAIFQDPLPIGVLLGPIQTEEVHHLVRIEKYIPADLTPIVRQEILDSLFEEWISKELNYIINMQQ; encoded by the coding sequence ATGATGAATATAGACTTTCACGGGATTTCAATTGAGATAGCTGAGGTGCTAGAAACACTCAGGCAAAATATGAGTCTAGTGGAGGTCTGCGAGCAAACTCTTAAACAAAAAATCATTCTTCAAACAGCTGATTCCCAAAATATTACTGTTACACCTGAGGAAATTCAAAATGAAGTAGATGAAATTCGCCGTAATAAGCATTTGGAGAAGGCATCTGATACAATGGCCTGGCTTAACGAGCAAATGGTTACTCCAGATGAGTGGGAAATTGCAATTCAGGGTCACTTGCTTACGAAAAAGTTGGCTACATATCTATTTGAAGAGAAAGTAGAATCTTACTTTGCTGAAAGGCGACTAAATTTTGATCGTTTTGTAATTTATCAAATTAGTGTTGACTGTCAAAAATTTGCTCAAGAATTATTTTATCAAATTGAAGAAGAAGAAATTAGTTTTTATGAAGCAGCTCATCTTTATGATCTTGATGAAAGAGCTCGCTCTCTTTGCGGTTATACAGGTGAGACAAACCGCTTAAGTTTCTCTCCAGGTATTGCTGCAGCTATTTTTCAAGATCCTTTACCAATAGGAGTTTTGCTAGGGCCAATTCAAACAGAAGAAGTGCATCATCTGGTAAGGATTGAAAAATATATACCTGCAGATTTAACACCCATTGTAAGGCAAGAAATTCTCGATAGCTTATTTGAAGAGTGGATTAGTAAAGAATTAAATTATATTATTAATATGCAACAATAA
- a CDS encoding ABC transporter transmembrane domain-containing protein: MDNLSIPDKNHHFQASDKLPKLPSFLSTICDISDSNTVISELCKKFEAIELQLGDIIHNIHEASTPAKNDYQDLYIIIQGRIRLVSTDSEQHQNLSIQLLQEGSFFGGDSNYREASLPYQAFAASEVKIAKIPFQVLHPFLAKLPKLQHHLAETIQARQCLIFFKTLTSLNRLPTHKLEQFCSYVVEKKILPGKAVANLAPAKLGRFWLQQGQIQDQSSHPGFTWGYPETTEINSFSKTELLIYQLPQEDWEAATAIAPQLTLLVQESHQSPTTNSNSNPQKIYNTDRTKSWKRNLVRSTPPRKIKDQTKQFPAAENVDNPQQVDFPKPLKPRRTLWKAYPFIEQQSSSDCGVACLAMISQYWGKRFSISWLREITGVWRSGTSLKNLASTAESLGYHARPVRASLNRLVDQTNPWIAHWEGDHFIVVYWIKGDQVLVADPAKGKYRISRRKFVASWTGFALLLDPTEQLYTVPGEKRSLVRFFNLLLPYRTLGLQIILASILIQIFGIISPLFTQIILDQIVVSKSQTTLNVMIVGALLFGIAGMGLSAVRTYLLNYFANRLDLTLISGLIRHTLNLPIKFFESRRVGDIITRVQENEKIQQFLIGQVLLSWLDLVTGIIYLCLMLYYNWQLTVLVLAIIPPIVVLTLVSTPLLRKISREEFNATADENSTLVEMLSGISTVKSVAVEQEFRWRWEDKLTHQLNIQFKGQKLAIHLGVLSGLINTIGGTALLWYGATLVIQDQLTIGQYVAFSMMKGHVISPFITLVGLWDELQEVLISVEKLNDIFDYQPEEKSQKSSTALPNIEGNIRFDNISFRYESEEERNALQNISFEVKKGQTLAIVGRSGSGKSTLVKLLQGLYQPTSGQIWIDGHDLNHLSLKSLRSQLGVVPQECFLFSGTILENITLHQPKFSLEQAIDTAKLAEAHAFIQAFPLGYSTKVGEWGTNLSGGQRQRIAIARALLEKPPILIFDEATSSLDTESERRFQENLKRLARERTTFIIAHRLSTVRNADCIIVLDKGILVEKGTHEELIQQQGLYFYLAQQQLEL; the protein is encoded by the coding sequence ATGGATAACTTAAGTATCCCAGACAAGAATCATCATTTTCAAGCCTCAGATAAGCTACCTAAGCTACCTAGCTTTTTATCTACAATATGTGACATCTCAGACTCAAATACTGTCATCAGTGAGTTATGCAAAAAATTTGAAGCAATTGAACTGCAGCTTGGAGATATTATTCATAATATCCACGAAGCCTCAACTCCAGCCAAAAATGATTACCAAGACCTATATATTATAATTCAAGGAAGAATTAGGCTTGTAAGCACTGACTCTGAACAACATCAAAATTTATCCATTCAATTATTGCAAGAGGGTAGTTTTTTTGGAGGCGACTCTAACTATCGCGAAGCTAGTTTACCTTACCAAGCTTTTGCTGCTAGTGAAGTAAAGATCGCAAAGATTCCTTTTCAAGTACTACACCCTTTTCTAGCGAAGTTGCCAAAATTACAACACCATTTAGCTGAGACTATTCAAGCTCGACAGTGCTTAATTTTCTTTAAAACTCTTACAAGCTTAAATAGGCTACCTACCCATAAATTAGAGCAATTTTGTTCATATGTGGTTGAGAAGAAAATACTCCCAGGTAAAGCTGTTGCCAATTTAGCCCCTGCCAAACTGGGTCGTTTTTGGCTACAGCAAGGTCAAATCCAAGATCAAAGCTCCCATCCTGGCTTCACTTGGGGTTATCCAGAAACGACTGAAATCAATAGCTTTAGCAAAACTGAGCTACTCATATATCAACTTCCTCAAGAAGATTGGGAAGCTGCCACAGCCATCGCTCCTCAACTGACATTGCTAGTTCAAGAAAGTCATCAATCACCCACCACAAACTCAAATTCTAATCCTCAAAAAATTTACAACACTGACCGAACTAAATCCTGGAAGCGAAATCTAGTTCGTTCCACCCCACCGAGGAAAATCAAGGATCAGACAAAGCAATTCCCCGCTGCAGAGAATGTAGATAATCCACAACAGGTTGATTTTCCTAAACCGCTAAAACCTCGCCGAACTTTATGGAAAGCTTATCCGTTTATCGAGCAGCAAAGTTCTTCGGACTGTGGGGTTGCTTGTTTGGCGATGATTAGCCAGTACTGGGGCAAGCGTTTTAGTATTAGCTGGTTGAGAGAAATAACTGGTGTATGGCGATCAGGTACTTCTTTAAAGAATTTAGCTAGTACTGCAGAATCCCTTGGTTACCATGCCCGCCCCGTACGGGCAAGTTTAAATCGTTTAGTGGATCAAACCAATCCTTGGATTGCACATTGGGAAGGGGATCACTTTATTGTTGTTTACTGGATTAAAGGAGATCAGGTTCTAGTTGCTGATCCAGCTAAAGGCAAATACCGGATATCACGCCGAAAATTTGTAGCGAGTTGGACAGGTTTTGCGCTTCTCCTTGATCCTACAGAGCAACTATATACAGTCCCCGGGGAAAAGCGATCTTTAGTTAGATTCTTCAATCTACTATTGCCCTATCGCACTTTAGGGCTACAGATTATTCTTGCTTCAATTTTGATTCAGATTTTTGGTATTATTTCACCTCTATTCACCCAAATAATACTGGATCAGATTGTAGTCAGCAAAAGCCAAACGACACTCAATGTCATGATTGTTGGAGCTCTGCTGTTTGGCATTGCAGGGATGGGATTAAGTGCCGTTCGTACATATTTACTAAACTACTTTGCTAATCGACTAGATCTAACATTGATTAGCGGCTTGATTAGGCATACTCTCAATTTACCGATTAAATTTTTTGAATCGCGCAGAGTAGGCGACATCATTACGCGGGTTCAGGAAAATGAAAAGATTCAACAATTCCTAATCGGGCAGGTATTGCTATCTTGGCTAGATTTAGTGACTGGAATTATCTATCTATGTTTGATGCTTTACTACAACTGGCAGCTCACAGTTTTAGTATTAGCCATTATCCCTCCTATTGTAGTTCTCACCTTGGTTTCAACACCTTTACTTCGTAAGATTTCTCGTGAAGAGTTTAATGCTACAGCAGATGAGAACTCTACGTTAGTCGAAATGCTATCGGGTATATCCACAGTTAAATCTGTCGCTGTAGAACAAGAATTCCGCTGGCGTTGGGAAGATAAATTAACCCATCAGCTCAATATACAATTCAAAGGCCAAAAACTTGCCATTCACTTAGGAGTGCTCAGTGGCTTAATTAATACGATTGGTGGAACAGCTTTACTTTGGTACGGGGCTACTTTAGTCATCCAAGATCAACTAACCATAGGTCAATATGTTGCTTTTAGCATGATGAAAGGCCATGTTATTAGTCCTTTCATTACACTTGTAGGGCTATGGGATGAATTGCAAGAAGTTTTAATTTCCGTCGAAAAGTTAAATGATATCTTTGATTACCAACCTGAGGAGAAATCACAAAAATCTTCTACAGCTCTACCAAACATAGAAGGAAATATTCGATTTGATAATATCAGTTTTCGTTACGAATCAGAAGAAGAGAGGAATGCTCTTCAAAACATCTCTTTTGAAGTCAAGAAAGGACAAACTTTGGCAATAGTTGGACGTAGTGGCTCAGGAAAAAGTACTTTAGTCAAATTACTTCAAGGTCTATACCAACCGACCAGTGGTCAAATTTGGATTGATGGACACGATCTCAACCATTTATCACTTAAATCGCTCCGCTCCCAACTAGGAGTAGTACCACAAGAGTGTTTTTTATTCTCGGGAACAATCCTAGAAAATATTACACTCCACCAGCCCAAATTTAGTCTAGAGCAAGCTATTGACACTGCTAAGCTTGCAGAAGCGCATGCTTTTATTCAGGCTTTTCCTCTCGGATATAGTACCAAAGTAGGTGAATGGGGTACTAATCTTTCGGGGGGACAAAGACAAAGAATTGCAATTGCCAGAGCTTTACTTGAGAAGCCACCTATACTAATCTTCGATGAGGCAACCAGCTCTCTTGACACTGAATCAGAACGAAGATTTCAAGAAAATTTAAAGCGTTTAGCACGAGAACGGACAACTTTTATTATTGCCCATCGACTTTCAACAGTACGCAACGCTGACTGTATCATTGTTCTAGATAAAGGGATTCTCGTTGAGAAAGGCACTCATGAAGAGTTAATTCAACAACAAGGACTTTATTTCTACTTAGCTCAGCAACAATTAGAATTATAA